The sequence GCCAAACAAAAAATGACTATGATGTTTTCAGATACAGAAATCCAACAACTAATCTAATCAAATGGGGACACTTCCACATGCCTTAGGAAATATTTTTGCTTTGGTGGCCGATTTCCACGCCCTGAGTTAGCATTTTCGGCCTTTTGTCCTTGTATACCAGTCCAATCAAAGAGGGCAATTAGAAATACAAGCACATTGAAAGCCAATATGAAATTAACTACATTtcaaatgacatttttcttaattgtaGATTTGAAATTGGACTTGGATCTAACATTGATCAGACTAGGAGGTTGAAACTgaatacaaattataaaaatataattgtcaGTAGCCATAAATTCTTTTGACAATTTTTAcacttatacaaaaaaaattgattagatAGTGTTTAGAATGGTTTAAATGGAGTACGAACCATATTTAAACTTGATTTCATAAACAATTTTGCTGCAATTTGCATTATAAAGTAGATATGAGATACTAGTGATTACTTTAACAATTTGAccaaataattcaattttaggtaaaatactattttgatctcttaatttttagtaaaatttaagaatcaaaatagtattttacccttAAATTTTTATACAGGAAGTCATGAAGTAGGAAATACAACTACAAGCATGTTCAACTTCGAAGAAGATCATGGGTGCCTTATCCATGCTCCATTCTCACTTTGGGGCATATCAAGGTCAAGGTTAGTTGGAGGGTTTTTTTGTCATCCCATATAATTAAGGTAATTTCCAGTTTTGCCTTTAATAAGGTACATAGGAGAgtgctaaaaaagaaaaagtgttttGCAATATGGCAATAGaatatgtataaaataaataatgaaagcaATCAATTATTAAAGAGAGAAGCAAAGGAACTATTGACGAACCAATCAATTATGTCTTATaccaaaagaaataattaattatgtCACCATCTAGCGATTCATTGAAAGCAAAACCAAATTAACCAATGATATATATTACGTGTTGAATGGTATTGAAATTTACTAATAAAGAAGCAAAGGAAGGATGTGAATATGTTAACACGGATACGACAGAAATcatcaagagaaagagagagagatgacagCAGGGAGCTATTATTACAAAGATGTTCTGCCATTTTCAGCCATGGTTGCAGCAGAAGGCACTAATGTCGGCTTAAACACCTTATTCAAAGCAGCCACTTTGAGAGGGTTGAGCTACTAcgtctttattttctattcttaTGCCATAgctactcttcttcttcttcccttgcCTTTCATCTTTCGCCAGTATGTCTTCTAATCTCATTTTAtgtatcaagaaaaaaaaaattatctgtaTATATGATATGAccaattaatgaaaatatttacaatAGGCTACTTGAAATATGCAGAAGAGAGCTTCCTACATTCAAGTTGTCTCTCCTCTATAGAATTTTCCTACTTGGAGTGATTGGGTATgaaaatataatacatgaaaAGCTTTCGCAATTTGAATTTGTGATTTGGAGATgataaaaatggaaattaagAACAAGAaatgtgtattttgtttatgtttatatttcatGTTTGGGCTGGAGGGCAGGTTTTTGGCTCAGTTGTGTAGCTATAAAGGAATAGAATACAGTTCACCGACTCTTGCTTCAGCCATCAGCAATCTCATACCAGCTTTTACCTTCATACTTGCCGTCATTTTCAGGTTTCTTCTTAagccttctttttattttcaacatttttcatgatttGGTCTATGATTTGCAAATATGTTGTGTCACCGTAATGCTTATTTGATTGCTCTTGTACGTCCACGTAGTGAttacttagggtccgtttgaatacagctgaaaactgaaaactgaaactaaaaactgaaaaaatactatagcaaaataatttttaaatgtgtaaatagtaccgtgagactcatttttaatgaaaaaatggctgaaaagtgtaatttgtgggtccatgaacaaTACACagtgtgcactgttcatgaaaaaaagtcaaatattacaactactattcatgaacagtaACTGCAACAGTGActgaacagtaaaaaaattggccaaaaacgcgtgcaaaaaaaaaaaaaaaaaaaaaaaagagctgaaAAAGCAAAACATGCATTTGGGAAATGCAAACGCGCtttccaaacgcacacttaatcATTGAGAGTATAGAATACATTTAAGTTTGACCACCATCACCAAATTTTTATTCATTCCTCCTCTTATGGTGTTTCAAAAAAGGATGGAAATTCTAGCTTTGAGAAGCTCAATCACTCAGGCTAAAATCATGGGCACAATAGTATCAATATCAGGTGCATTGGTAGTGCTTTTCTACAAGGGGCCTACAATCATCTCCGCTTCATCTCAATCACCATCCCTTTCACTTCCCTCTCCACCGGGGTCATCACAAGCCAATTGGGATTGGGTGATAGGCGGCCTTTTACTTACTGCCGAGTATCTTCTACTTTCAATTTGGTACATTGTTCA is a genomic window of Quercus lobata isolate SW786 chromosome 2, ValleyOak3.0 Primary Assembly, whole genome shotgun sequence containing:
- the LOC115971272 gene encoding WAT1-related protein At5g40240-like, whose amino-acid sequence is MTAGSYYYKDVLPFSAMVAAEGTNVGLNTLFKAATLRGLSYYVFIFYSYAIATLLLLPLPFIFRQRELPTFKLSLLYRIFLLGVIGFLAQLCSYKGIEYSSPTLASAISNLIPAFTFILAVIFRMEILALRSSITQAKIMGTIVSISGALVVLFYKGPTIISASSQSPSLSLPSPPGSSQANWDWVIGGLLLTAEYLLLSIWYIVQTQVIKIYPAELIIVLLNNVCATIVSAPVCLIAEGNLSAWRLRPDITLVAVIYSGIFGSFFSTVVHTWGLHLKGPVYISNFKPLSIAIAAAMSVIFLGDALYLGSVIGAIILSFGFYAVIWAKAKEELSEDKCYSSLESSPDVRICNR